A region from the Pelagovum pacificum genome encodes:
- a CDS encoding GbsR/MarR family transcriptional regulator: protein MQDTDLKFIELLGSIAQDQGSPRIAGEIMGYLTLSGDDCSLSEIAEALGVSKASVSTNVRLLETRGSAVRVNRRGSRQDHWRASDDPHSRILTRMSETFYRFARQIEDVAGEFPDDTEKRRKVEETAFFYRKSARFLAAWSEDFDQPAPATPAETE from the coding sequence ATGCAAGACACCGACCTGAAGTTCATCGAGTTGCTCGGCAGCATCGCCCAGGACCAGGGCAGCCCCAGGATCGCCGGAGAGATCATGGGCTACCTCACCTTGTCCGGAGACGATTGCAGTCTCAGCGAGATCGCCGAGGCGCTCGGCGTGTCCAAGGCCTCCGTCTCGACCAATGTCCGGCTGCTCGAGACACGGGGGTCCGCAGTCCGGGTGAACCGGCGCGGCTCCCGGCAGGATCACTGGCGCGCAAGCGATGACCCGCACAGCCGCATCCTCACCCGGATGTCGGAGACCTTCTACCGCTTCGCCCGGCAGATCGAGGACGTCGCCGGTGAGTTTCCCGACGACACCGAAAAACGACGGAAGGTCGAGGAGACCGCGTTCTTCTATCGCAAATCCGCCCGTTTCCTTGCGGCCTGGTCCGAGGATTTCGACCAGCCCGCCCCCGCAACGCCCGCCGAGACCGAGTAG
- a CDS encoding ABC transporter ATP-binding protein, whose translation MTAGVRLTNVKKSFGAADVIHDVSMEIPKGDFAVFVGPSGCGKSTLLRMIAGLEDTSGGRIEIEGDDVTDEEAADRGVAMVFQNYALYPHLSVFENMAFSLRLARAPKATVKEKVEEAARILQLTDHLDKKPSALSGGQRQRVAIGRAIVREPKVFLFDEPLSNLDAELRVAMRLELARLHRQIGATMIYVTHDQVEAMTLADDIFVLKSGVVQQAGTPLSLYDDPDNRFVAGFIGSPSMNFLNAEVASVEGETVTVKLTDGETAHMKASVRQSKLEPGQHVLIGIRPEHFDIVEGGVQATVDMAEQLGGVSYLHLKMADDTQLVVERHGLREALEGQTIGLGAKPEDVLVFDPDGQRLR comes from the coding sequence ATGACGGCAGGCGTTCGTCTGACCAACGTCAAGAAGTCGTTCGGCGCCGCCGACGTCATTCACGACGTTTCGATGGAAATACCGAAGGGTGACTTCGCGGTCTTCGTCGGCCCGTCCGGATGTGGGAAATCCACGCTCCTGCGCATGATCGCAGGGCTGGAGGACACGTCCGGCGGGCGGATCGAGATCGAAGGTGACGACGTCACCGACGAAGAGGCCGCAGACCGCGGCGTCGCCATGGTGTTCCAGAACTACGCGCTCTATCCGCACCTGAGCGTGTTCGAGAACATGGCCTTCTCGCTGCGCCTCGCACGGGCGCCGAAGGCCACGGTGAAGGAAAAGGTGGAGGAAGCCGCGCGCATCCTCCAGCTCACCGATCACCTCGACAAGAAGCCGTCCGCCCTGTCGGGCGGTCAGCGTCAGCGGGTCGCCATCGGCCGCGCCATCGTGCGCGAACCGAAGGTCTTCCTGTTCGACGAGCCGCTGTCGAACCTCGACGCCGAACTGCGCGTCGCGATGCGGCTCGAACTGGCGCGGCTTCACCGCCAGATCGGCGCGACGATGATCTACGTCACGCACGACCAGGTGGAGGCGATGACGCTCGCCGACGACATCTTCGTGCTGAAGTCGGGCGTGGTGCAGCAGGCGGGCACGCCGCTGTCGCTCTACGACGATCCCGACAACCGGTTCGTTGCCGGCTTCATCGGCTCTCCGTCGATGAACTTCCTCAACGCCGAGGTCGCCTCGGTCGAGGGGGAAACTGTCACGGTGAAGCTGACCGACGGCGAAACGGCGCACATGAAGGCGTCCGTCCGGCAATCGAAGCTCGAGCCCGGCCAGCACGTGCTGATCGGCATCCGGCCCGAGCATTTCGACATCGTGGAAGGTGGCGTGCAGGCGACGGTGGACATGGCCGAACAGCTCGGCGGCGTCTCCTACCTGCACCTCAAGATGGCTGACGACACCCAGCTGGTCGTGGAACGCCACGGCCTGCGCGAAGCACTCGAGGGCCAGACCATCGGCCTCGGCGCGAAGCCGGAAGACGTCCTGGTCTTCGACCCGGATGGACAGCGGCTCCGCTAA
- a CDS encoding carbohydrate ABC transporter permease, translating to MKTRKIENRILTFITLIAGAIWFFPLYWALVTSFRTEERVVSPQAGLLPDQFVPDNFVQTLTNTRILTWYLNSIGTALIITVLVIISGMMCAYAISQMRFPGRRLLYGIVLACFMIPSQTLVVSQFIMMNQFGLINTWAGIIIPQLVVPVVIIVYKQFFDAVPKELKEAVLLDGGRDYTLLFKVYMPLNWGITTALAIITFIGAWNNFFWPFLVTTTESKMTIPVGITQVNDTFGVFYAKLMAVALLAAMPVAVAYLVFQRRVTEAVMISSGVKG from the coding sequence ATGAAAACGCGCAAGATCGAGAACCGCATTCTCACCTTCATCACGCTGATCGCCGGGGCGATCTGGTTCTTCCCGCTCTACTGGGCGCTCGTCACCTCGTTCCGTACCGAGGAGCGGGTGGTGAGCCCGCAGGCCGGGCTGCTGCCGGACCAGTTCGTGCCCGACAACTTCGTGCAGACGCTGACCAACACCCGGATCCTGACCTGGTATCTGAACTCGATCGGCACCGCGCTCATCATCACGGTGCTGGTCATCATCTCCGGCATGATGTGCGCCTATGCCATCAGCCAGATGCGCTTCCCCGGGCGGCGGCTCCTCTACGGGATCGTGCTGGCTTGCTTCATGATCCCAAGCCAGACGCTCGTCGTCTCCCAGTTCATCATGATGAACCAGTTCGGCCTCATCAACACGTGGGCGGGGATCATCATCCCGCAGCTCGTCGTTCCGGTGGTCATCATCGTCTACAAACAGTTCTTCGACGCCGTGCCGAAAGAGCTGAAGGAGGCAGTGCTGCTTGACGGGGGCCGCGACTACACCCTGCTGTTCAAGGTCTACATGCCGCTGAACTGGGGCATCACGACCGCGCTCGCGATCATCACCTTCATCGGGGCCTGGAACAACTTCTTCTGGCCGTTCCTCGTCACCACGACCGAAAGCAAGATGACGATCCCGGTCGGCATCACGCAGGTGAACGACACCTTCGGCGTCTTCTACGCCAAGCTGATGGCCGTCGCGCTGCTGGCCGCCATGCCGGTCGCGGTCGCCTACCTTGTCTTCCAGCGCCGGGTCACCGAGGCCGTCATGATCTCGTCCGGCGTGAAGGGCTGA
- a CDS encoding extracellular solute-binding protein, protein MIGMRTILAATTASILALPAAAQQTVVWWDFLSGGDGVRMKALIDGFNEEHEDIQIDATTLEWGVPFYTKVRTSAAVGEGPDVMTYHLSRVPLALEEGVLSPITDADLEVAGLTKDDFFASSIEAATGPDGELYAIPFDIHSLVLYYNKSFLEGTDYLDADGNLTGIESLEDFEAALQAAAENGSQTPLSYQTGGDGGVWRVFYTLLSQQGGEFIVDGEVLPGDNTDKAVRALEIMTNWNEQGWVPDQAEYEASVALFTGGQSAFQLNGVWEVPTMTDMADAGTLGFEWGAVQVPTLLDESATWADSHAFAIPAQDEEMDPEKREAVMTVIGWMEENSIGWASAGHIPAYVATTESDEYQSMEPNATYASLADTASFDPADPIAGVASPVYDQALNVLVPALAGYLEPADAIEQMKAELSGMMNR, encoded by the coding sequence ATGATCGGTATGAGAACTATCCTTGCGGCCACGACGGCGTCCATTCTGGCGCTGCCCGCGGCGGCTCAGCAGACTGTTGTCTGGTGGGACTTCCTTTCCGGCGGTGACGGCGTTCGCATGAAGGCCCTGATCGACGGCTTCAATGAAGAGCACGAAGACATCCAGATCGACGCGACCACGCTCGAGTGGGGCGTGCCGTTCTACACGAAGGTCCGCACCTCCGCCGCCGTCGGCGAAGGCCCCGACGTCATGACCTACCACCTGTCCCGCGTGCCGCTCGCGCTGGAAGAGGGCGTCCTGTCGCCGATCACCGATGCCGACCTCGAAGTGGCCGGCCTCACCAAGGACGATTTCTTCGCGTCCTCGATCGAAGCCGCGACCGGCCCGGACGGTGAACTCTACGCCATCCCGTTCGATATCCACTCGCTCGTGCTCTACTACAACAAGAGCTTCCTCGAAGGCACCGACTACCTCGACGCCGACGGCAACCTGACCGGCATCGAGAGCCTCGAGGACTTCGAAGCCGCCCTTCAGGCCGCGGCCGAGAACGGCTCCCAGACCCCGCTGTCCTACCAGACCGGTGGTGACGGTGGCGTGTGGCGCGTCTTCTACACCCTGCTCAGCCAGCAGGGCGGCGAGTTCATCGTCGACGGCGAAGTGCTCCCCGGCGACAACACCGACAAGGCGGTGCGCGCGCTCGAGATCATGACGAACTGGAACGAGCAGGGCTGGGTGCCCGACCAGGCGGAATACGAAGCCTCCGTCGCGCTCTTCACCGGCGGCCAGAGCGCGTTCCAGCTGAACGGCGTTTGGGAAGTCCCGACGATGACCGACATGGCCGACGCCGGCACGCTCGGCTTCGAGTGGGGCGCCGTGCAGGTTCCGACCCTTCTCGACGAGTCCGCCACCTGGGCCGACTCCCACGCCTTCGCCATCCCGGCGCAGGACGAGGAAATGGACCCCGAGAAGCGTGAAGCGGTCATGACCGTCATCGGCTGGATGGAAGAGAACTCCATCGGCTGGGCCTCCGCCGGTCACATCCCGGCCTACGTGGCGACCACCGAAAGCGACGAGTACCAGTCGATGGAGCCGAACGCGACCTACGCCTCGCTCGCCGACACCGCGTCCTTCGACCCGGCCGACCCGATCGCCGGCGTGGCCTCCCCGGTCTACGACCAGGCGCTCAACGTGCTCGTCCCGGCGCTCGCCGGCTACCTCGAGCCCGCTGACGCGATCGAGCAGATGAAGGCCGAACTCTCCGGCATGATGAACCGCTAA
- a CDS encoding ornithine cyclodeaminase — MLKDLNLVPFVSVENMMKLVHAIGIERFLRELAEHVEHDFTRWESFDKTPRVASHSKIGVIELMPTSDGTLYGFKYVNGHPGNTKSGRQTVTAFGLLAEVETGYPLLLTEMTILTALRTAATSAVAARYLARPGAKTMAIIGNGAQSEFQALAFKALLGVDRLRLFDIDSAATERCAANLAAFGFDITCCAAPEEAVEGADIVTTATADKQYATILTDNMVGAGLHVNAVGGDCPGKTELHRDILLRSDIFVEYPPQTRIEGEIQQLDDDHPVTELWQVITGTATGRRDERQITVFDSVGFATEDFSALRYIHAALKSHPYCEQLDLLADPDEPRDLFGMLLRAAPG, encoded by the coding sequence ATGCTCAAGGACCTAAACCTCGTTCCCTTCGTCAGCGTCGAAAACATGATGAAGCTCGTCCACGCGATCGGGATCGAGCGTTTCCTGCGCGAACTGGCCGAGCACGTGGAGCATGACTTCACCCGGTGGGAGAGCTTCGACAAGACGCCCCGCGTCGCCTCCCACAGCAAGATCGGGGTGATCGAGCTGATGCCGACCAGCGACGGCACGCTCTACGGGTTCAAGTACGTCAACGGCCATCCCGGCAACACGAAGAGCGGCCGGCAGACGGTCACTGCCTTCGGCCTGCTCGCCGAGGTCGAGACGGGCTATCCCCTGCTGCTGACCGAGATGACGATCCTCACCGCGCTGCGCACCGCGGCGACATCCGCCGTCGCGGCCAGATACCTCGCCCGGCCGGGGGCGAAGACGATGGCGATCATCGGCAACGGCGCCCAGTCGGAGTTCCAGGCGCTCGCCTTCAAGGCGCTGCTCGGCGTGGACCGGCTGCGCCTGTTCGACATCGACTCCGCCGCGACAGAGCGCTGCGCCGCCAACCTTGCCGCCTTCGGCTTCGACATCACGTGCTGCGCGGCGCCCGAAGAGGCGGTTGAGGGCGCGGACATCGTCACCACCGCGACGGCGGACAAGCAATATGCGACGATCCTCACTGACAACATGGTCGGCGCGGGGCTGCACGTGAACGCCGTCGGTGGCGACTGCCCGGGCAAGACCGAGCTGCACCGCGACATCCTCCTGCGGTCGGACATCTTCGTGGAATACCCGCCGCAGACCCGGATCGAGGGCGAGATCCAGCAACTCGACGATGACCACCCGGTCACCGAGCTTTGGCAGGTGATCACCGGCACCGCCACGGGCCGCCGCGACGAGCGGCAGATCACCGTGTTCGACAGCGTCGGCTTCGCGACGGAGGATTTCTCCGCCCTGCGCTACATCCACGCCGCGTTGAAGTCCCATCCCTATTGCGAGCAGCTCGACCTGCTCGCCGACCCCGACGAACCGCGCGACCTGTTCGGAATGCTGCTGAGGGCCGCGCCGGGGTGA
- a CDS encoding LysR family transcriptional regulator produces the protein MSPLDRDSLIRQGLKLSQLRLLRAIGETGQVSAAAAQLAMSQPAASRMMADLERLTGVKLYERHPRGIMLTDAGRMLAARARRITQELEDAGHALSKLSSGVRGRVMFGAVTGPALEVVIPAIRQARLTHPEIELSVNVDTSDHLAEALVGGELDFYIGRLLGNIDASDVELREIGPEWIHLLVRADHPLLRRPQVTLDEALAYDWIMQPIGGLMRHTVELFLLHQGFELPARTISTASLLVTLSLVATTNAIAPVPRAVYDFYASQQGLGARLDYLPVDTEISVVPYSIITRRNDPLSASARLFLDIIEARLDAEGPDLRGWLSSE, from the coding sequence GTGTCGCCGTTGGATCGGGACTCACTTATTCGTCAGGGACTTAAGCTGTCCCAGCTCCGTCTGCTGAGGGCAATCGGCGAGACCGGACAGGTCAGCGCCGCTGCAGCGCAGCTTGCGATGTCACAACCCGCTGCGTCGCGCATGATGGCTGACCTCGAGCGTCTGACGGGGGTCAAGCTCTACGAACGCCACCCGCGGGGAATCATGCTCACCGATGCCGGGCGGATGCTGGCGGCGCGGGCGCGACGGATCACGCAGGAGCTGGAGGATGCCGGCCACGCCCTGTCGAAACTGTCGAGCGGCGTACGCGGACGGGTCATGTTCGGCGCCGTGACCGGGCCCGCGCTGGAGGTCGTGATCCCGGCGATCCGGCAGGCCCGGCTCACCCATCCAGAGATCGAGTTGAGCGTGAACGTCGACACGTCCGACCACCTCGCCGAGGCGCTGGTGGGCGGGGAACTCGACTTCTACATCGGCCGTCTGCTCGGCAATATCGACGCGTCGGACGTCGAGTTGCGCGAGATCGGGCCGGAGTGGATCCACCTGCTCGTCCGCGCCGACCATCCGCTGCTGCGCCGGCCGCAGGTGACGCTGGACGAAGCGCTCGCCTACGACTGGATCATGCAGCCGATCGGCGGTCTGATGCGCCATACGGTGGAGCTGTTCCTGCTCCACCAGGGGTTCGAACTGCCCGCCCGGACGATCAGCACCGCGTCCCTGCTCGTCACCCTCTCGCTCGTCGCGACAACCAACGCGATCGCGCCGGTACCCCGCGCGGTCTACGACTTCTACGCCAGCCAGCAGGGCCTCGGCGCGCGGCTCGACTACCTTCCGGTCGATACCGAGATCAGCGTCGTCCCCTACTCGATCATCACCCGCCGCAACGACCCGCTGTCCGCCTCCGCGCGGCTGTTCCTCGACATCATCGAGGCCCGGCTCGACGCGGAAGGGCCGGACCTGCGGGGCTGGCTGTCGAGCGAGTAG
- a CDS encoding GguC protein produces the protein MLLSQVRDNDGRTAVVLREGTEAYRLRGFQTVYDLVCDCIERGVTISARIQSLGFGAVIDLEQCYLEGRVLPPLTHPEPSRLYLTCAGNDDRDGAEGTGPDWYYKGNGDSLVAPGMDLPPPRPTHEAAEEPELAGLYVIGTDGAPFRLGFALANEFVASDGANAPSARSRLRPASVGPELRLGSLPRDVIGVSRIRRGTAIVHERRFHTGEATMTHDIAMLEGTHFCYDAFRRPGDVHIHIFGGVVSSHGEEFRSEPGDIFEIEADGFGLPLRNPLGPALAATGQRAIAVTPL, from the coding sequence ATGCTGCTTTCTCAGGTCAGGGATAACGATGGACGAACTGCTGTTGTTCTGCGCGAAGGGACGGAAGCCTACCGTCTGCGGGGCTTCCAGACCGTCTACGACCTGGTCTGTGACTGCATCGAGCGGGGCGTGACCATCTCGGCCCGCATCCAGTCGCTCGGCTTCGGCGCGGTGATCGACCTCGAGCAATGCTACCTCGAAGGGCGCGTCCTGCCGCCGCTGACCCATCCCGAGCCGTCCCGGCTCTATCTCACCTGCGCAGGCAACGACGACCGCGACGGGGCCGAGGGCACCGGGCCGGACTGGTACTACAAGGGCAACGGCGACTCGCTGGTTGCGCCGGGCATGGACCTGCCGCCGCCCCGTCCGACGCACGAGGCCGCGGAAGAGCCGGAACTCGCCGGGCTTTACGTCATCGGCACCGACGGTGCGCCCTTCCGTCTGGGCTTTGCGCTCGCCAACGAGTTCGTGGCGTCCGACGGGGCGAACGCGCCGAGCGCCCGCTCGCGGCTGCGGCCCGCCTCGGTCGGCCCCGAGCTCCGGCTCGGCTCTCTGCCGCGCGACGTGATCGGCGTCTCCCGCATCCGGCGGGGCACGGCGATCGTCCACGAGCGGCGCTTCCACACGGGCGAGGCGACGATGACCCATGACATCGCCATGCTCGAGGGCACGCACTTCTGCTACGACGCCTTCCGCCGGCCGGGAGACGTCCACATCCACATTTTCGGCGGCGTCGTCTCCTCCCATGGGGAGGAGTTCCGATCCGAGCCCGGAGACATCTTCGAAATCGAGGCGGACGGCTTCGGCCTGCCGCTGCGCAACCCGCTCGGCCCCGCTCTCGCGGCGACGGGACAGCGCGCCATCGCGGTCACACCGCTCTGA
- a CDS encoding PQQ-dependent sugar dehydrogenase: MDFMARATSMVGGTMVLLRRMGAPGTQAMGGDPSIPDAKKQGIMTLKMPTAKGWSDGQVPKTASGLKVNAFASELQHPRWIEVLPNGDVLIAEALQEAGPPNSMFERAMQATMRRARALGKSANRITLWRDADGDGVAEERHVFLENQRQPFGMALVDGTFYVGNTDGIVAFDYEEGATSLKGPGRKLVDFKPGGHWTRSLIVSPDRTKLYAGVGSDSNIGDNGMEAEEGRACIWEYDIATDKARVFAGGLRNPVGTAFEPTTDKLWTVVNERDGLGDETPPDYLTSVEDGGFYGWPYCYWGKIVDDRVPQDKAKVDSAIKPDYALGGHTASLGLCWVPAGTLPGFPDGMAIGQHGSWNRSTLSGYKLIFVPFQNGKPSGPPRDILSGFLSEDEKTSYGRPVGVKVGPDGKSLLMADDVGDVVWRVTGA, from the coding sequence ATGGACTTCATGGCGCGAGCCACCTCGATGGTGGGCGGAACGATGGTGCTCCTGCGGCGCATGGGTGCGCCGGGGACACAGGCGATGGGGGGCGACCCCTCGATCCCCGACGCCAAAAAGCAGGGCATCATGACCCTGAAGATGCCGACCGCGAAAGGCTGGTCGGACGGGCAGGTGCCGAAGACTGCGTCCGGCCTGAAGGTCAACGCCTTCGCCAGCGAGCTTCAGCACCCCCGCTGGATCGAAGTGCTGCCGAACGGCGACGTCCTGATCGCCGAGGCGCTGCAGGAAGCCGGCCCGCCGAACAGCATGTTCGAACGCGCGATGCAGGCCACGATGCGCCGCGCCCGCGCGCTCGGCAAAAGCGCCAACCGCATCACGCTCTGGCGGGATGCCGACGGCGACGGCGTCGCGGAAGAACGGCACGTGTTCCTCGAGAACCAGCGCCAGCCCTTCGGCATGGCCCTCGTCGACGGCACCTTCTACGTCGGCAACACCGACGGCATCGTCGCTTTCGACTACGAGGAGGGCGCGACCTCCCTCAAGGGGCCGGGCCGCAAGCTCGTCGACTTCAAGCCGGGCGGCCACTGGACGCGCAGCCTGATCGTCTCGCCCGACCGCACCAAGCTCTATGCCGGCGTCGGGTCTGACTCCAACATCGGCGACAACGGGATGGAGGCCGAAGAGGGCCGGGCCTGCATCTGGGAATACGACATCGCCACCGACAAGGCGCGCGTCTTTGCCGGCGGCCTGCGCAACCCGGTCGGCACGGCGTTCGAGCCGACGACCGACAAGCTCTGGACCGTGGTCAACGAACGCGACGGTCTCGGCGACGAGACACCGCCGGACTACCTCACCTCGGTCGAGGACGGCGGCTTCTACGGCTGGCCCTACTGCTACTGGGGCAAGATCGTCGATGACCGCGTCCCGCAGGACAAGGCGAAGGTCGACAGCGCGATCAAGCCGGACTACGCGCTCGGCGGTCACACCGCCTCGCTCGGCCTCTGCTGGGTGCCGGCGGGCACGCTGCCGGGCTTCCCCGACGGCATGGCGATCGGCCAGCACGGTTCGTGGAACCGCTCGACGCTCTCGGGCTACAAGCTGATCTTCGTCCCGTTCCAGAACGGCAAGCCTTCGGGCCCGCCGCGCGACATCCTGTCGGGCTTCCTCTCCGAGGATGAGAAGACATCCTACGGTCGTCCCGTCGGCGTGAAGGTCGGCCCGGACGGCAAGTCGCTGCTGATGGCCGACGACGTCGGCGACGTGGTCTGGCGCGTGACCGGCGCCTGA
- the arfA gene encoding arabinosylfuranosidase ArfA produces MKVNAALHRDFRIGTIDDRLYAAFIEHMGRAIYSGIYEPGHPEADHMGFRKDVMELVKGLNIPAIRYPGGNFVSAYDWKDGIGPKEDRPMRMDLAWRSRESNQVGINEFAHWAKETDIEMMLAVNLGSKGLQDARDFVEYVNMPGGTFWSDLRKSHGVEDPYDVKMWCLGNEMDGPWQIGHKEAKEYGRIADETAKALRQITPGAEFIVCGSSNDGMATYPEWERQVLDECYENVHYISLHKYFGNSSKDTLNFFGKIEETGRYIQAIGGVIDFIKAKKRAKNDVYICFDEWNVWYHIREEDHKRWHTWDWPEAPALLEEDYNFEDALFIGGLLNEFIRRSDRVRIACIAQLVNVIAPIRAEKGGPAWRQTIYWPYQFASLHGRGEALNVSVDGPTYNCEVASDVPYMDIAATWDRAAGTVTVFALNRHLTETAELSMSLTGFDSAEVIMHKVMEGHDLEATNGPDKPDAIAPTDGKGIGVDDGSLKGSLAPLSYHVVKLKVG; encoded by the coding sequence ATGAAAGTGAATGCGGCGCTCCACCGCGATTTCCGGATCGGCACGATCGACGACCGCCTCTATGCGGCGTTCATCGAGCACATGGGCCGGGCGATCTACTCCGGCATCTACGAGCCGGGCCACCCCGAAGCGGACCACATGGGCTTCCGCAAGGACGTGATGGAGCTGGTCAAGGGCCTCAACATCCCGGCCATCCGCTATCCCGGCGGCAACTTCGTCTCGGCCTACGACTGGAAAGACGGCATCGGTCCGAAAGAGGATCGCCCGATGCGGATGGACCTCGCGTGGCGTTCGCGCGAAAGCAACCAGGTCGGCATCAATGAATTCGCCCACTGGGCGAAGGAGACGGACATCGAGATGATGCTCGCCGTCAACCTCGGCTCCAAGGGCCTGCAGGATGCGCGCGACTTCGTCGAGTACGTGAACATGCCGGGCGGCACCTTCTGGTCCGATCTCCGCAAGAGCCACGGCGTCGAGGACCCCTACGACGTCAAGATGTGGTGCCTCGGCAACGAGATGGACGGTCCCTGGCAGATCGGCCACAAGGAAGCCAAGGAATACGGCCGTATCGCCGACGAGACCGCGAAAGCCCTGCGTCAGATCACGCCGGGTGCCGAGTTCATCGTCTGCGGCTCCTCGAACGACGGCATGGCGACCTACCCCGAGTGGGAGCGCCAGGTGCTCGACGAGTGCTACGAGAACGTCCACTACATCTCGCTGCACAAGTATTTCGGCAACTCCTCGAAGGACACGCTGAACTTCTTCGGCAAGATCGAGGAGACGGGCCGCTACATCCAGGCGATCGGCGGCGTCATCGACTTCATCAAGGCCAAGAAGCGCGCCAAGAACGACGTCTACATCTGCTTCGACGAGTGGAACGTCTGGTATCACATCCGCGAGGAAGACCATAAGCGCTGGCACACGTGGGACTGGCCGGAAGCCCCCGCGCTTCTGGAAGAGGACTACAACTTCGAGGACGCGCTGTTCATCGGCGGCCTGCTGAACGAGTTCATCCGCCGCTCCGACCGGGTCCGCATCGCCTGTATCGCGCAGCTCGTGAACGTCATCGCCCCGATCCGGGCGGAGAAGGGCGGCCCGGCATGGCGCCAGACGATCTACTGGCCCTACCAGTTCGCGTCGTTGCACGGCCGCGGCGAGGCGCTGAACGTCTCCGTCGATGGTCCGACCTACAATTGCGAGGTCGCCAGCGACGTTCCCTACATGGATATCGCCGCGACCTGGGACCGTGCCGCGGGCACCGTGACGGTCTTCGCGCTGAACCGGCACCTGACCGAGACGGCGGAGCTTTCGATGTCGCTTACCGGCTTCGACAGCGCCGAGGTCATCATGCACAAAGTCATGGAAGGTCACGACCTCGAAGCGACCAACGGCCCCGACAAGCCCGACGCCATCGCGCCGACCGACGGCAAGGGCATCGGTGTCGATGACGGTTCCTTGAAGGGCAGCCTCGCGCCGCTGTCGTATCATGTCGTGAAACTCAAGGTTGGCTGA
- a CDS encoding carbohydrate ABC transporter permease, which translates to MASKRNRRRHIIVAYTMIAPFVVMFALAFLYPMIDVVRLSFTNAPLIGEGEWVGLDNYTRLFGDRLFWTSLKNNGYFILLTVIPTTIIALGIALMVNRLSGRMQAFILAVFFLPYILPVSVVTIIWSWMLDNTFGVLQPLFEYFTGKPVKVFGNPYWVMPMIAVVTIWWTNGFNVLLFIAGLRNIPSELYEAASLDGATTGQKFWRVTWPLLWPVTALVLTLQLILQLKIFDQVYLLSQGGPFNSSYVLLMMVYREAFQLNNSGYASAIALVAFVLIAVVSILQFQLLRIGGRR; encoded by the coding sequence ATGGCCAGCAAACGAAACAGAAGACGGCATATCATCGTCGCCTACACAATGATCGCCCCGTTCGTGGTCATGTTCGCCCTGGCGTTCCTCTACCCCATGATCGACGTCGTACGGCTGTCCTTCACCAACGCGCCGCTGATCGGCGAGGGTGAGTGGGTCGGCCTCGACAACTACACCCGCCTGTTCGGCGACCGACTGTTCTGGACCTCGCTCAAGAACAACGGCTACTTCATCCTGCTGACCGTCATCCCGACGACAATCATCGCGCTTGGTATCGCGCTGATGGTGAACCGGCTGTCGGGGCGGATGCAGGCCTTCATTCTCGCGGTCTTCTTCCTACCCTACATCCTGCCCGTCTCGGTCGTCACGATCATCTGGAGCTGGATGCTGGACAACACCTTCGGCGTGCTTCAGCCGCTCTTCGAATATTTCACCGGCAAGCCCGTGAAGGTCTTCGGCAACCCCTACTGGGTCATGCCCATGATCGCCGTCGTGACGATCTGGTGGACCAACGGCTTCAACGTGCTGCTGTTCATCGCCGGCCTGCGCAACATTCCCTCCGAACTCTACGAGGCGGCATCGCTCGACGGTGCGACCACGGGACAGAAGTTCTGGCGGGTGACATGGCCGCTGCTCTGGCCGGTGACCGCGCTCGTCCTGACGCTCCAGCTCATCCTGCAGCTCAAGATCTTCGACCAGGTCTATCTGCTGTCGCAGGGCGGACCGTTCAACTCCTCCTACGTGCTACTGATGATGGTCTACCGCGAGGCCTTCCAGCTCAATAACTCGGGCTATGCCTCGGCCATCGCGCTCGTCGCCTTCGTGCTGATCGCCGTGGTGTCCATCCTGCAATTCCAGCTTCTTCGGATCGGAGGGCGGCGCTGA